Within the Ochrobactrum vermis genome, the region ACAAGTCCCGCGGCGATGCGTGCCTTGCCTCTCAGTGCGACGTCGGCCTCGATGACGTCGATCCGTCCTGCCAGCGCTAAATTGAGCGGATGCGCAATGCTTCTGCGGGCAAAATTGGCCATGAAACCGGAACGTTCGAACAGGGTGATGCTGGCGCCAGGGCAGCGAGAGGCAACGGCAAGCCCGGCAGCGCCTGCTCCGCTGCCAAGATCGGCAACGCGTCCGGCAAAACCGTTTGGAACGGCACTTGCCAGAATCATCGCATCCACACCGGAACGATGGCCTTTCAATGCGGGCTGGATGAGATGAAACGCTCCGCGATGAAACACATCCAGTGTTTCTCCCGCTTCCTCTCTGGTTTCAAAGCTTGCTTCCGAATTCATTGATCGCGCAGTTCGTGTTCAATCTCGGCATCGACCAGAATCTGCCGTGCTTCTTCAAGCTGCTCTTCGCTGACCAGAAGGCGACGTGGCAGCACGCCCAAAGAGCCTTCGATGATGCTCATATTGGTGTCGGCAATGAAATAAACGATCCCGGCCTCTTTCATCAAGGCCTCGGCAAAGGACAGCAGAACGGAATCATTCGTACGGATAAGTTCGATCATTTGGACAGTTTGTAGCGAATGCACCGCATTGACAACAGCTTCCTTCAATGGTGAACAGGCGTCGAACGTTTACGCTTCGAGGACGCTTTGGGGGCAGTTGCGACTTGAGCAATCCGGTCCGTTTCAATAATGTGGCCGGGCAGCTAGGAGAAATGGCATTGGGTGTGGTTCTGAATCTGGACGGTAACAAAAAGCAGGAAGGATCGGTTCAGCCGCTTGTCGATCTGACAAAGGCCGATATGGCGCGGGTGAACGAAATGATCCTGTCGCGTGCCGGGTCCGATGTCGAAATGATACCGGAAGTCGCCAATCATCTGATTTCCTCCGGCGGCAAGCGCCTGCGCCCGATGATGACGCTCGCAGCCGCTCGCATGTTCGGCTACGAAGGCGACGGCCATGTGCGTCTCGCGACCGCCGTGGAATTCATGCACACGGCAACGCTCTTGCATGACGATGTGGTCGATGAAAGCGATCTGCGCCGCGGAAAAAGCACGGCGCGCATGATCTGGGGCAACCAGGCCAGCGTTCTTGTCGGCGATTTCCTTCTCGGGCAGGCCTTCAAAATGATGGTCGATGTCGGTTCGCTCGATGCGCTCGACGTTTTGGCCACCTCGGCTTCTGTCATCGCTGAAGGCGAAGTGATGCAGCTCGCCGCCGCCAAGAACATGGAAACCACCGAAGACGAATATCTGGCGGTCATCAAGGCCAAGACGGCTGCGCTGTTCTCTGCTGCGGCCGAAGTCGGCCCGATCATCGCCGGTGTGCAGCGCTCGGACCGCGCGGCGCTTCGCGATTACGGCCTCAATCTGGGTCTCGCTTTCCAGCTTGTCGATGACGCGCTTGATTATGGCGGCTCGGCTGCCGATCTCGGCAAGAACACAGGTGACGATTTCCGTGAAGGCAAGATCACGTTGCCGGTGATTTTGAGCTATCGCCGCGGCACCGACGATGAACGCGCTTTCTGGAAGCACGCGATCGAAGACGGTGCGAGCGACGACGCCTCGCTTGAAAAAGCCATCGGGCTGATGACGAAGCACGGCGCGATTGCCGACACGGTGCAGCGCGCGCGGCATTTCGGCGAAATTGCCCGCGATGCACTGGCGCCTTTGAAAGCAACGCCTCAGAAGGACGCGCTGATCGAAGTCATCGATTTCTGCATCAGCCGCGTGAACTGACCGGCAGTCGTTGTAAAAGGCGGGTGCTGCAAACCCCGGCCAGCATTTTTGCTGGCAACAATACTCAGGAAAAGCGTCCTATCACGGATGCTTTTCTTGCCCCGCCATCCCAAAAAGGCCATGCTTGGGGTGCCTTTTCCGGCAAAGAGACAGCGTGCCCGGCTTTTGAGCCGCCTGGAGTTTGCTTGCCGGTGTCTGTCACAGGGATTTGAGAAGAGGATAGGGCTTTATGCGGCAAGGATCGAAATATCGCCCGCTTTATGGTTTGCTGCTCTCGCTTCTGGCGGGACTCGCGGTCCCCGCAAGCGGTGCTTTCGCCAAAGCGACTACCGATCCTGCATCGCCTCCTGTCCGCGCCGGTTCGTTTGCCGGGGCCTATCTTGCCGGACGTACTGCCGAATCTGACAATAATCTCGCCACCGCTGTCGATTTCTATCGTCAGGCCATGGCGTTCGATCCGGGCAATGCGCAGATCAAGCAGGATTTGCTGCTGGTTTTGCTGACGGAAGGCCGTTTCAAGGACGCGCTGCCGCTGGCGGAAGAACTGAAGAACCTCCCGGACATCGAGCGTTTTTCGCGCGTGGCGCTGGCCATCGACGCCATCAATCGCAAACAGTATCGCAAAGTCGGGCCGCTTCTGATGCTGTCGCTGCAATCCGATATGGATCGCCTTGCGACCGGCTTCATGAATGCATGGGTGAAGGTCGGGCAGGGCAACCCCAAACAGGCGCTTGCCGATATCCAGAAAATGCAAGGGCCGGAATGGTACGGTTTGTTCCGCACCTATAATTCCGCACTGATAGCCGATCTCGCCGGCCAGAAGCAGGAAGCACGTGATTTCTATCAGCAGGCTATCGATGACCGGCCCGGCGGAAGTGCTGCGCCCGACACTTATGAACGCATCGTGATGGCCTATGCCTCCTTCAAGCTTCGTCAGGGCGACAAGGAAGGCGCGATCAAGACGCTCAGAGATGCCGAGGAGCTTCTGAACGGTCGCATGACGATCACGGAAATGCGCGAAAAGATCGAGGCTGGCGAGAAATATGGCCGCTTGATCAAGACAGCACAGGAAGGTACCGCCGAAGCGCTCTATACGCTTGGCACGGCGATCAACCGCAGCGGCGCGGAAGCTTTTGCGAAGCTTTATCTGCAGATGTCGCTGCCGTTGCGTCCGGATAATGATGCAACGCTTTATCAGCTGGGCGATATTTCCGCCAAATTGCGCCAGCCGGAAAAGGCCATCGACTATTATGGCCGCGTGCCGGAGAAATCGCCTTATCGCCGCGATGCAGAAATGCAGCGCGCGCTCAATCTGGCGGAAAACGATCAGTCGGCGGAAGCCGTCAAGCAGCTAAAGATTCTGCTCGGCCGCGACAAGACCGATATGCGCACCTATCTTGCGCTCGGTGGTGTCTATGCGCAGGACAAGAATTTCGCCGATGCGGCGAAGATCTATGATGCTGCGGTGGAACAGATCAAGACGCCGGAACGCAAGGACTGGCCGGTCTTCTATCAGCGCGGCATTGCGTATGAACGCCTGAAGGAGTGGGACAAGGCCGAGCCCAATTTCCGCAAGGCGCTTGAGCTTTACCCGGACCAGCCGCAGGTGCTGAATTATCTGGGTTATTCCTGGGTCGATCGGGGTCAAAATCTCGATGAAGCGCTGGGCATGATCAAGAAGGCGGTCGAGCTGCGCCCGCAGGACGGCTATATCGTCGACTCACTTGGCTGGGCGTACTACATGCTTGGGCGCTACCCGGAAGCGGTGGTCGAACTGGAAAAGGCGGTCAAACTTCGTCCGGAAGACCCGACGATCAACGATCACATGGGCGATGCCTATTGGCGTGTCGGGCGTCTTCTGGAAGCGACATTCCAGTGGAACCATGCGATTGCAGGCAAGCCCGAGCCGGAAGATCTGGTCAAGATCGAGGAAAAGCTGAAGAAGGGTCTGCCGGACATTCCGGGACAGTCTTCCGTCGATGCCGCAAAACCTGTCGAGAAAAAGCCGGATGAGCCGAAGCCGGAAGCCCCCGCGCCATCGGTTACTCCTGCCGCACCTTCCGATAAGGTTCCTGAAAAGCCGGCAACGGATTAAGGACGAGGCTTCCTCACACGCCTCAGTACCCATGCCCTCATCCTGAGCTTGTCGAAGGGTCGAGGGCAGGGTGCTTTTGTTCCCGAGATGGTTTCTCTTTTCCCGCGCTGAAATAATAGCGGCACAGTGCGCGCTTGACCCTGCCGTGCTGACAAATTAGACCGGGCCATCATTTTAATTACGAGGCCCGACCCCGTGTCCAGTACGTTGCCAGCACATATGCATCCCACCCGTTCCTTTCAGGGTTTGATCCTGACGCTCCATAACTATTGGGCGGAGCACGGTTGCGCCATTTTGCAGCCATATGACATGGAAGTGGGGGCGGGTACGTTCCATCCGGCAACGACGTTGCGCTCGCTGGGGCCAAAGCCTTGGAAAGCCGCTTATGTGCAGCCGTCGCGTCGTCCGAAGGATGGGCGCTATGGTGAAAATCCAAACCGGCTGCAGCATTATTACCAGTATCAGGTCATCATCAAGCCATCGCCGCCGAACCTTCAGGATCTTTATCTCGGTTCGCTGCGCGCCATCGGTCTGGATACGACGCTGCACGACGTGCGCTTCGTGGAAGACGATTGGGAAAGCCCGACGCTGGGCGCATGGGGCCTTGGTTGGGAATGCTGGTGCGACGGTATGGAAGTGTCGCAGTTCACCTATTTCCAGCAGGTCTGCGGCATCGAATGCTCGCCGGTCGCCGGTGAATTGACCTACGGTCTCGAGCGCCTCGCCATGTATGTGCAGGGCGTGGACAATGTCTACGACCTCAACTTCAATGGTCTCGAAGGCGACGAGAAGGTCACCTATGGCGACGTGTTCCTGCAGGCCGAGCAGGAATATTCCCGCTACAATTTCGAAATGGCGAATACCGAGGCCCTGCATCAGCATTTCATCGATGCCGAGCGTGAATGCGAGGCTATTCTGAAGGCTGGAGCACCTGGTCCAGACGCCAATCATAAGATGCATAAGAGCGTCTTCCCGGCTTATGACCAATGCATCAAGGCATCGCACGTCTTCAACTTGATGGATGCGCGCGGCGTGATCTCGGTTACTGAACGTCAGAGCTACATTCTGCGCGTGCGCAACCTTGCGCGTCAGTGCGGCGAGGCATTCCTTTTGACGGATGCCGGTGGTTTCAATTTCAAGCGTGAGGGCGAGTAATGCCTGACCTACTTCTTGAGCTTTTTTCGGAAGAGATTCCCGCCCGCATGCAGCGCAAGGCTGCCGGCGATCTGAAAAAGATGATCACCGATGGTCTGGTGGAAGCCGGTTTAACTTACGAAGCTGCGACCGCTTACTGGACGCCGCGTCGTCTGACGCTCGACATTCGCGGCCTCACTGTGCGCTCCAAGGACGTGCACGAAGACATCAAGGGCCCGTCTGTCGCCGCACCGGAACAGGCCATTCAGGGCTTTCTGCGTAAGGCCGGTCTCACCGATGTTGCGCAGGCGCATGTGCATTCCGATCCGAAGAAGGGCGATTTCTATGTCGCCCATCTGACGAAGCCCGGCCGTGCGGCGGAAGAGATCGTCGCCGAGCTGGTGCCGCAGACGATCCGCAACTTCCCATGGCCGAAATCCATGCGCTGGGGCGCGGCTTCTGCCAAGCCGGGTTCGCTTCGCTGGGTGCGTCCACTTCAGTCGATCCTCTGCACCTTCGGTCCCGAAACCGAAGAAACCGTGGTCATCGATTTCGATGTCGACGGGATCAAGTCCGGCAATATTACCTATGGCCATCGTTTCCTGAGCGACGGTCAGGCAATCAAGGTGCGCCGCTTCGAGGATTATGTCGAAAAGCTCGAAAAGGCTTTCGTGGTTCTCGACGCTGAACGCCGCAAGGAAATGATTTCGCAGGACGCACATAATCTTGCTTTTGCGTCGGGCCTCGAACTGGTCGAGGACGAAGGGCTTCTGGAAGAAGTGTCGGGTCTCGTCGAATGGCCGGTCGTGCTGATGGGTGAATTCGAGGAAGAGTTTCTGGCGATCCCGCCGGAAGTCATTCGCCTCACCATCCGCGCCAACCAGAAATGCTTCGTCACCCGCAAGCAGGGCGAGACTGAAGCACTATCCAACCGGTTCATTCTTGTATCGAACATTGCAGCCCGCGATGGCGGCACGGAAATCGCCTATGGTAACGGCAAGGTCGTGCGCGCACGCCTGTCGGATGCGCTCTATTTCTGGCACACCGATCAACATGATCTTCCCGACCTCGACAAGCTCAATGCCTCGGCGCAAAAATTCGGCCTTGATCTGAAGAAGCCGCTCGATCAGCGCATGGCGCGTCTGGACAGCCTGAATGTGACCTTCCATGCCAAGCTTGGCACGCAAGGGCAGCGCGTTGAGCGTATTCGCGAACTGGCTGCACAGATCGCACCGCTGGTCGGCGCGGATCCGAAGCTTGCAGCGCGCGCGGCTGTTCTGGCCAAGGCCGATCTGACCACAGAAGTTGTGGGTGAATTCCCCGAGCTTCAGGGCGCAATGGGCCGCAAATATGCACTTCTTCAGGGCGAAGACCAGGCTGTTGCTGTGGCTCTTGAGGAACATTACAAGCCGCAAGGCCCGTCCGATGTGGTGCCAAAAAACCCAGTTTCTGTTGCTGTGGCGCTGGCGGACAAGCTCGACACGCTGGTCGGATTCTGGGCAATCGACGAAAAGCCGACCGGCTCGAAAGACCCGTTCGCACTGCGTCGCGCTGCACTCGGCGTGATCCGTTTGCTGCTGTCGCAGGAGTGGAAGTTCCCGCTTCTGCCGCTCTTCCGTTCGGCGTTCGCGGCGCTGAAAGAAGGTCAGGTCCAGCGCAAGCTGCACGAATTCGAAGCCAAGCTCGCTGCTGAAAATTCAGGCGATGTCGATGGCGAACAGGATGTCGACATCGCATTGGCCAGTTATGAAAAGCAGGCTCGCGCCGAGGCGGAAGCATCGTCCGAGCTGGTGCTAGCCGATCTTCTGTCCTTCCTTCATGACCGTTTCAAGGTGCATCTGAAGGAAGAAGGCGCACGCTACGATGCCATTGACGCTGTGCTGACGCCGGACGCCGACAATCTGCTGCTGGTCGCGCGCCGTCTGGAAGCGCTGATCGTCTTCATCAATGAGGAAGATGGCAAGAACCTTCTGGCTGGCACCAAGCGCGCCGCCAACATTCTCGCTGCCGAAGAGAAGAAGGGCACCAAAGTCGCTGAAAGCGTGAGCGCTTCCCTTCTTCGTGAAGCGGAAGAAAAAGCGCTGTTCGAAGCGGTTACCCTGGCATCGCGAGATGCTGAGGCTGCGATTGCCCGTGAAGATTTCAACGGTGCAATGCTGGCACTCGCCAAGCTGCGCGGTCCGGTCGATACGTTCTTCGAAAAGGTGCTGGTGAACGACGAGGACGAAAATGTCCGCGCCAACCGTCTGGCATTGCTCGACCTGATCCGCACGGCCACCGGCAAGGTTGCGGATTTCTCCAAGATTGCTGGATGACTATAGGCCACACGATAAAAATATGGCGCCTTCGGGCGCCATTTTTGTTTATTTCAGGCTTGGTCTAAGTTCGAGAGAACTAAGATCGATTTCGTCTGATGCCCCGGCCCAGGGGTCGCCAACGACCCGCACTGGATTGGCGGGGTCGAAATTCTCAACCGGCGTAGCGGCGGGTTCGAGCAGATCATCCGGAACCGGCTGGCCCTGCATACGCGCCATATAAGCACGGGCACGCTTGCGGCGGGCCTCGATGTCCTTCTGTGCGTCCGTTTCGGCTGCCTGCTTTCGCGCGCAAGGACCGCAGACTGGGAGGCCGTTGGCGCCGATCTTGTCATAGCCAATATAATCTATGGAACCGACCTGATAGGTCGATGGCGCGCGCTCACCCCCGTTTGCGGAAGCAATTGCGGGCAGTCCGATAGCCGTCAGCGAAATAGCGATAAATCGCGATAACATTATTCACCTCACGCATGAATA harbors:
- a CDS encoding DUF2007 domain-containing protein, with amino-acid sequence MIELIRTNDSVLLSFAEALMKEAGIVYFIADTNMSIIEGSLGVLPRRLLVSEEQLEEARQILVDAEIEHELRDQ
- a CDS encoding polyprenyl synthetase family protein, translating into MGVVLNLDGNKKQEGSVQPLVDLTKADMARVNEMILSRAGSDVEMIPEVANHLISSGGKRLRPMMTLAAARMFGYEGDGHVRLATAVEFMHTATLLHDDVVDESDLRRGKSTARMIWGNQASVLVGDFLLGQAFKMMVDVGSLDALDVLATSASVIAEGEVMQLAAAKNMETTEDEYLAVIKAKTAALFSAAAEVGPIIAGVQRSDRAALRDYGLNLGLAFQLVDDALDYGGSAADLGKNTGDDFREGKITLPVILSYRRGTDDERAFWKHAIEDGASDDASLEKAIGLMTKHGAIADTVQRARHFGEIARDALAPLKATPQKDALIEVIDFCISRVN
- a CDS encoding tetratricopeptide repeat protein; the protein is MRQGSKYRPLYGLLLSLLAGLAVPASGAFAKATTDPASPPVRAGSFAGAYLAGRTAESDNNLATAVDFYRQAMAFDPGNAQIKQDLLLVLLTEGRFKDALPLAEELKNLPDIERFSRVALAIDAINRKQYRKVGPLLMLSLQSDMDRLATGFMNAWVKVGQGNPKQALADIQKMQGPEWYGLFRTYNSALIADLAGQKQEARDFYQQAIDDRPGGSAAPDTYERIVMAYASFKLRQGDKEGAIKTLRDAEELLNGRMTITEMREKIEAGEKYGRLIKTAQEGTAEALYTLGTAINRSGAEAFAKLYLQMSLPLRPDNDATLYQLGDISAKLRQPEKAIDYYGRVPEKSPYRRDAEMQRALNLAENDQSAEAVKQLKILLGRDKTDMRTYLALGGVYAQDKNFADAAKIYDAAVEQIKTPERKDWPVFYQRGIAYERLKEWDKAEPNFRKALELYPDQPQVLNYLGYSWVDRGQNLDEALGMIKKAVELRPQDGYIVDSLGWAYYMLGRYPEAVVELEKAVKLRPEDPTINDHMGDAYWRVGRLLEATFQWNHAIAGKPEPEDLVKIEEKLKKGLPDIPGQSSVDAAKPVEKKPDEPKPEAPAPSVTPAAPSDKVPEKPATD
- a CDS encoding glycine--tRNA ligase subunit alpha translates to MHPTRSFQGLILTLHNYWAEHGCAILQPYDMEVGAGTFHPATTLRSLGPKPWKAAYVQPSRRPKDGRYGENPNRLQHYYQYQVIIKPSPPNLQDLYLGSLRAIGLDTTLHDVRFVEDDWESPTLGAWGLGWECWCDGMEVSQFTYFQQVCGIECSPVAGELTYGLERLAMYVQGVDNVYDLNFNGLEGDEKVTYGDVFLQAEQEYSRYNFEMANTEALHQHFIDAERECEAILKAGAPGPDANHKMHKSVFPAYDQCIKASHVFNLMDARGVISVTERQSYILRVRNLARQCGEAFLLTDAGGFNFKREGE
- the glyS gene encoding glycine--tRNA ligase subunit beta, which produces MPDLLLELFSEEIPARMQRKAAGDLKKMITDGLVEAGLTYEAATAYWTPRRLTLDIRGLTVRSKDVHEDIKGPSVAAPEQAIQGFLRKAGLTDVAQAHVHSDPKKGDFYVAHLTKPGRAAEEIVAELVPQTIRNFPWPKSMRWGAASAKPGSLRWVRPLQSILCTFGPETEETVVIDFDVDGIKSGNITYGHRFLSDGQAIKVRRFEDYVEKLEKAFVVLDAERRKEMISQDAHNLAFASGLELVEDEGLLEEVSGLVEWPVVLMGEFEEEFLAIPPEVIRLTIRANQKCFVTRKQGETEALSNRFILVSNIAARDGGTEIAYGNGKVVRARLSDALYFWHTDQHDLPDLDKLNASAQKFGLDLKKPLDQRMARLDSLNVTFHAKLGTQGQRVERIRELAAQIAPLVGADPKLAARAAVLAKADLTTEVVGEFPELQGAMGRKYALLQGEDQAVAVALEEHYKPQGPSDVVPKNPVSVAVALADKLDTLVGFWAIDEKPTGSKDPFALRRAALGVIRLLLSQEWKFPLLPLFRSAFAALKEGQVQRKLHEFEAKLAAENSGDVDGEQDVDIALASYEKQARAEAEASSELVLADLLSFLHDRFKVHLKEEGARYDAIDAVLTPDADNLLLVARRLEALIVFINEEDGKNLLAGTKRAANILAAEEKKGTKVAESVSASLLREAEEKALFEAVTLASRDAEAAIAREDFNGAMLALAKLRGPVDTFFEKVLVNDEDENVRANRLALLDLIRTATGKVADFSKIAG